In Populus alba chromosome 9, ASM523922v2, whole genome shotgun sequence, a genomic segment contains:
- the LOC118058795 gene encoding glycine-rich protein 2 — MSDQRQTGKVKWFSDQKGFGFITPDDGGDDLFVHQSSIKSEGYRSLGDGEEVEFEIESSDDGRTKAANVTAPGGNPVQGIRSSGGYGGGGYGGGGGGRGGRGGGGYGGGGGYGGSSGGYGGGGYGGGRRGGGGGGYGGSGGGGYGGSGGGGCYSCGESGHMARDCPQGGSGGGGGGRYGGGSGGGGGGGGCYNCGGTGHFARECPNSGR, encoded by the coding sequence ATGAGCGATCAGAGGCAAACAGGGAAGGTGAAATGGTTTAGTGACCAAAAGGGGTTTGGTTTCATAACCCCTGATGATGGCGGTGATGATCTATTTGTTCACCAATCTTCCATCAAATCTGAAGGGTATCGCAGCCTTGGAGACGGCGAAGAGGTTGAGTTTGAGATTGAAAGCTCTGACGATGGCCGTACCAAGGCTGCTAATGTCACTGCTCCTGGTGGAAACCCAGTTCAGGGCATCCGATCCAGTGGTGgatatggtggtggtggttatgGCGGCGGAGGCGGCGGCCGCGGAGGCCGAGGTGGTGGAGGCTACGGAGGTGGTGGAGGATATGGAGGTAGTAGCGGCGGGTATGGGGGTGGAGGTTATGGAGGCGGTCGgagaggaggtggtggtggaggataCGGAgggagtggtggtggtgggtatGGCGGAAGCGGCGGTGGAGGCTGTTATAGCTGCGGGGAGTCGGGGCATATGGCCAGGGACTGTCCACAAGGTGGAAGCGGCGGTGGAGGTGGTGGAAGGTATGGTGGTGGAAGCGGCggtggaggaggtggaggagggTGTTACAACTGTGGCGGGACTGGCCATTTTGCCAGGGAGTGTCCAAATAGTGGGCGTTGA
- the LOC118058794 gene encoding uncharacterized protein — MADIVKEILARPIQLADQVTKWAEEAQTFKQDCLELKAKTEKLAGLLRQAARASNDLYERPTRRIIDGTEQVLDKALALVVKCRASNIMRRMFTISPAAAFRKISMQLENSIGDVSWLLRVSASAADRDDEYLGLPPIAANEPILCLIWEQVAILFTGSLEDRSDAAASLVSLARDNDRYGKLIIEEGGVAPLLKLAKEGKMEGQENAARAIGLLGRDPESVEQIVNAGVCNVFAKILKEGHMQVQCVVAWAVSELAAHHPKCQDHFAQNNTIRFLVSHLAFETIQEHSKYSIASKHNMSIHLAVMASNSTSPEEDEPATKIHHPVDNKNPSQMHSVVTNTMAMRSQTPSNTQPTQTQTQTQTQNLSTHHPNYNHPNLAKGNHSIPKQQHNHHLSLAGTSIKGREFEDPATKAQMKAMAARALWQLARGNVAICRTITESRALLCFAVLLEKGHDEVQYYSAMALMEITAVAEQNSDLRHSSFKPSSPAARAVVDQLLKVVEKADSDLLTPCVQAIGNLSRTFRATETRMIGPLVKLLDEREPEVTMEAVIALNKFVSSDNFLCVTHSKAIIAAGGAKHLIQLVYFGEQMVQIPSLILLSFISLHCPDSEILANEEVLIVLEWSTKQAHLIGEPEIESLLPEAKSRLELYQSRGSRGFH; from the coding sequence ATGGCGGACATTGTGAAAGAGATCTTGGCAAGGCCAATACAATTAGCAGACCAAGTGACAAAATGGGCAGAGGAGGCACAAACTTTCAAACAAGATTGTCTAGAACTCAAAGCCAAAACAGAGAAGCTAGCAGGGCTTTTACGACAAGCCGCTCGTGCCAGCAATGATCTTTATGAACGTCCAACAAGGCGAATCATCGATGGTACAGAACAAGTTCTTGACAAGGCCCTCGCTCTTGTTGTCAAATGCCGCGCCAGCAACATAATGAGAAGAATGTTCACGATCAGCCCTGCTGCCGCATTTCGAAAAATCTCGATGCAGCTAGAGAATTCAATAGGAGATGTTTCTTGGCTCCTACGTGTATCAGCTTCCGCTGCTGATCGCGATGATGAGTATTTAGGCCTGCCTCCTATCGCTGCCAATGAGCCAATTCTGTGTCTTATATGGGAACAGGTTGCAATACTTTTTACAGGGAGCTTAGAAGATAGATCGGATGCTGCAGCTTCATTGGTTTCTTTGGCTAGAGATAATGACAGGTATGGAAAGTTGATTATCGAGGAAGGTGGAGTTGCACCATTGTTGAAGTTGGCTAAAGAAGGCAAAATGGAAGGTCAAGAAAATGCTGCTAGGGCTATTGGGCTTTTAGGGCGTGATCCAGAGAGCGTCGAACAGATTGTGAATGCTGGGGTTTGCAATGTGTTTGCGAAAATCCTCAAAGAAGGCCACATGCAAGTTCAGTGTGTGGTGGCCTGGGCTGTTTCTGAATTGGCTGCACATCATCCGAAATGTCAAGACCATTTTGCGCAAAACAACACTATTCGGTTTCTTGTCAGTCATCTTGCGTTTGAGACGATCCAAGAACATAGTAAGTACTCAATTGCAAGCAAGCATAATATGTCGATTCATTTAGCTGTGATGGCCAGTAATAGTACTAGTCCTGAGGAAGATGAACCAGCAACAAAAATTCACCATCCAGTGGATAACAAGAATCCTAGCCAGATGCACAGTGTGGTGACCAATACTATGGCAATGAGAAGTCAGACACCAAGCAATACCCAGCCAACacaaacccaaacccaaacccaaactCAAAACCTCTCAACGCATCACCCCAACTACAATCATCCAAACCTTGCAAAAGGAAACCACAGCATTCCGAAACAACAGCATAATCACCATCTGTCTTTGGCCGGGACTAGCATCAAAGGAAGGGAATTTGAAGATCCTGCTACAAAAGCACAGATGAAGGCGATGGCAGCAAGAGCACTTTGGCAACTAGCAAGGGGAAATGTCGCCATATGCCGTACCATCACAGAGTCTAGAGCGCTTTTATGCTTTGCAGTTTTGTTAGAGAAAGGTCACGACGAAGTTCAATACTATTCAGCAATGGCATTGATGGAAATCACAGCGGTAGCTGAACAAAATTCTGACTTGAGACACTCTTCGTTCAAACCTTCATCCCCTGCGGCCAGAGCAGTGGTCGACCAATTACTAAAAGTAGTTGAGAAAGCAGACTCGGACCTCCTCACACCATGCGTCCAGGCTATTGGCAACTTGTCAAGGACTTTTAGAGCAACAGAAACTAGGATGATTGGGCCATTGGTGAAGCTATTGGATGAAAGGGAACCTGAGGTTACTATGGAGGCAGTAATTGCCCTCAACAAGTTCGTGTCGTCAGATAATTTCCTTTGTGTGACTCACTCCAAGGCTATTATTGCTGCAGGAGGTGCCAAACACCTAATTCAACTTGTTTACTTCGGTGAACAAATGGTTCAAATTCCCTCTTTGATTCTCCTAAGCTTCATTTCATTGCATTGCCCTGACAGTGAGATTCTTGCAAATGAAGAGGTCCTTATTGTGCTAGAGTGGTCAACAAAGCAGGCTCATTTGATAGGAGAGCCCGAAATCGAGTCTTTGTTGCCGGAAGCAAAGAGTAGATTGGAACTGTATCAATCAAGAGGATCGAGAGGATTCCATTAA
- the LOC118058793 gene encoding tRNA-splicing endonuclease subunit Sen2-1 translates to MGPRWKGKGAEAKALADPMSEIVSQLQSSLLQSNACASLSGCSVLLAAGTEQTELLTRACFGKPIITAEKDKQWFQLGLEEAFYLCYSLKCLKIAGEDNFVKNDLDLWLYMKLKKEKFPDFYKAYSHLRMKNWVLRPGLQYGVDFVAYRHHPSLVHSEYAVIVLSEGDTGRLRVWSDFHCTIRLCGSVAKTLLILNVDRNGHGAISPSRSERYSVEECTITRWSPEQSRDDKKASENGSEVRCAFKYLVCDVLSNILFAFVILCINRVSGLNVQSILAITAFIMLVAAGVRNSCSSVFHFLFSCLITCRSSVDHGAGLPIVMA, encoded by the coding sequence ATGGGGCCAAGATGGAAAGGAAAAGGAGCAGAAGCTAAAGCACTAGCAGATCCCATGTCAGAAATAGTCTCACAGCTTCAATCTTCTCTTCTTCAGTCAAATGCTTGCGCGTCACTCTCAGGTTGTAGTGTGCTTCTTGCAGCGGGAACAGAACAGACTGAGCTTCTCACACGGGCATGTTTTGGTAAACCCATCATCACAGCTGAGAAAGATAAGCAATGGTTTCAGTTGGGTTTGGAGGAAGcattttatttgtgttattctttaaaatgtttaaagatTGCTGGTGAagataattttgttaaaaatgatttagatTTGTGGTtgtatatgaaattgaaaaaggaaaaattccCGGATTTTTATAAGGCTTATTCTCATCTCCGTATGAAAAATTGGGTTCTCAGGCCAGGATTACAGTATGGCGTGGATTTTGTAGCTTACCGGCATCATCCATCTTTGGTACATTCAGAATATGCTGTGATTGTTTTATCAGAAGGGGATACTGGGAGATTGAGGGTGTGGTCTGATTTCCACTGCACTATTAGACTTTGTGGAAGTGTTGCAAAAACGTTGTTAATTCTGAATGTTGACAGAAATGGTCACGGTGCTATCTCTCCATCTCGTTCGGAGAGATACTCTGTTGAGGAGTGCACAATCACGAGATGGAGCCCAGAACAAAGCCGTGATGATAAGAAAGCCTCAGAAAATGGAAGCGAAGTAAGATGTGCTTTCAAATATCTTGTTTGCGATGTGCTTTCAAATATCTTGTTTGCTTTTGTCATTCTGTGCATAAACAGAGTATCTGGTTTGAATGTGCAAAGTATTTTGGCTATAACTGCTTTTATAATGCTTGTGGCTGCTGGTGTAAGAAATTCATGTTCGtctgtttttcattttcttttttcatgccTGATAACATGCAGGTCAAGTGTTGATCATGGAGCTGGTCTTCCTATTGTGATGGCCTAA
- the LOC118058791 gene encoding uncharacterized protein: MGSQISKQIERRKEILTEKKVLVDLEESSGETYPGSDYRPSDRNNWMAGFNPEKLHTNQIVWPGTHDSASNRIGIPLITRPFAQCQSLSIYRQLCVGTRVFDIRVQEDRRVCHGILTTYSVDVVIRDLKKFLLETESEIVILEIRTEFGHEDPPEFDKYLEEQLGEYLIDQDDSVFGKTIAELLPKRVICVWKPRKSPAPKHGSPLWSAGYLKDNWIDTDLPSTKFESNMKYLSEQSPVSSRKYFYRVENTVTPQADNPIVCVKPVTNRIHGYARLFITQCFSKGCADKLQIFSTDFIDEDFVDACVGLTRARVEGLPTLGIC, encoded by the exons ATGGGTTCTCAGATCTCTAAACAGATTGAAAGGCGTAAAGAAATCTTAACTGAGAAGAAGGTTTTGGTTGATCTTGAGGAAAGCTCTGGAGAAACATATCCAGGTTCTGATTATCGTCCATCAGACAGGAATAATTGGATGGCTGGGTTCAACCCTGAGAAACTTCACACAAACCAAATTGTATGGCCTGGAACCCATGATTCTGCTTCTAATAGGATTGGCATCCCATTGATCACTCGTCCTTTCGCTCAATGTCAGTCTTTGTCCATATACCGTCAGCTCTGTGTAGGCACCAGAGTTTTTGACATTCGGGTTCAGGAAGACCGTCGGGTCTGCCATGGTATCCTGACAACATATAGTGTTGATGTTGTTATTCGAGACCTCAAGAAATTCTTGTTAGAAACTGAGTCAGAGATCGTAATTCTTGAGATCAGGACGGAGTTTGGCCATGAGGATCCTCCAGAGTTTGACAAGTACTTGGAGGAACAGCTTGGAGAATACCTGATCGATCAGGACGATAGTGTTTTTGGCAAAACAATTGCGGAATTGTTACCGAAGAGGGTAATCTGTGTATGGAAGCCAAGGAAATCACCAGCTCCGAAACATGGAAGCCCGTTGTGGAGTGCCGGTTATTTGAAAGACAATTGGATTGACACAGATTTGCCATCAACAAAATTTGAAAGCAACATGAAGTATTTGAGTGAACAGTCACCGGTTTCGTCAAGGAAATACTTTTACAGAGTGGAGAATACTGTTACACCACAAGCAGATAACCCAATTGTATGTGTTAAACCTGTGACCAACCGGATTCATGGATATGCTAGGTTGTTCATAACACAGTGTTTCTCAAAGGGATGTGCTGATAAGTTGCAGATCTTCTCCACAGATTTTATTGATGAGGATTTTGTTGATGCATGTGTTGGATTGACACGGGCAAGGGTTGAAG GCCTGCCCACTCTGGGAATATGCTGA
- the LOC118058796 gene encoding auxin transporter-like protein 5 has product MATDKAVETVIVGNYVEMETEGKPKDMKARFSKFLWHGGSAYDAWFSCASNQVAQVLLTLPYSFSQLGMLSGICFQLFYGLLGSWTAYLISVLYVEYRTRKEREKVDFRNHVIQWFEVLDGLLGKYWRNVGLAFNCTFLLFGSVIQLIACASNIYYINDNLDKRTWTYIFGACCATTVFIPSFHNYRIWSFLGLVMTTYTAWYLTIASLLHGQVEGVKHSGPTKIVLYFTGATNILYTFGGHAVTVEIMHAMWKPQKFKAIYLLATLYVLTLTLPSAAAVYWAFGDMLLNHSNAFSLLPRSPSRDMAVILMLIHQFITFGFACTPLYFVWEKAIGMHECKSLCKRAAARLPVVIPIWFLAIIFPFFGPINSTVGSLLVSFTVYIIPALAYMFTFKSSAARENAVEQPPKYMGRWVGTYVMNSFVVVWVLIVGFGFGGWASVTNFVHQIDTFGLFTKCYQCPPPTMAPSLPHLNATAAPPPLHHPHNLTHSP; this is encoded by the exons ATGGCTACTGATAAGGCTGTGGAGACAGTGATAGTAGGTAACTATGTGGAGATGGAGACTGAAGGGAAGCCTAAGGACATGAAAGCAAGGTTTTCCAAGTTCTTATGGCATGGTGGTTCTGCTTATGATGCTTGGTTTAGCTGtgcttcaaatcag GTGGCTCAAGTATTGCTTACATTGCCTTACTCATTTTCTCAACTAGGGATGCTATCAGGCATCTGCTTTCAGCTCTTCTATGGGTTGCTGGGTAGCTGGACAGCTTATCTAATTAGCGTACTCTATGTAGAATacagaacaagaaaagaaagagagaaggtgGATTTCAGGAACCATGTCATCCAG TGGTTTGAAGTTCTTGATGGCCTCCTTGGAAAGTATTGGAGGAACGTGGGGCTGGCTTTTAACTGCACTTTTCTTCTGTTTGGATCTGTAATTCAACTCATAGCTTGTGCAAG CAATATATATTACATAAATGATAATCTAGACAAGAGGACTTGGACTTACATCTTCGGGGCTTGTTGTGCTACCACAGTGTTTATTCCTTCATTTCACAATTACAGAATCTGGTCGTTCCTTGGCCTCGTTATGACTACTTACACTGCTTGGTACCTCACCATTGCTTCCCTCCTTCATGGCCAG GTGGAGGGTGTTAAGCATTCGGGTCCAACCAAAATAGTTCTATACTTCACTGGGGCCACAAACATTCTCTACACATTCGGGGGACATGCCGTTACTGT GGAAATAATGCACGCTATGTGGAAGCCTCAGAAGTTCAAGGCCATATACTTACTGGCTACTCTGTATGTTCTGACTCTGACACTCCCTTCAGCAGCAGCAGTATATTGGGCATTTGGTGACATGCTTCTCAATCACTCCAATGCCTTTTCTCTTCTCCCAAGATCTCCCTCCAGAGACATGGCTGTCATTTTAATGCTCATCCACCAG TTCATAACATTTGGGTTTGCCTGCACACCATTGTACTTTGTGTGGGAGAAAGCAATAGGGATGCATGAATGCAAGAGCTTGTGCAAAAGGGCTGCAGCCAGATTGCCTGTGGTTATTCCCATTTGGTTCCTAGCTATTATCTTCCCATTTTTTGGACCCATCAActccaccgttggatcactccTGGTTAGCTTCACAGTCTATATCATCCCTGCCCTAGCGTACATGTTCACCTTCAAGTCATCTGCTGCGAGAGAG AACGCGGTGGAGCAGCCACCGAAGTACATGGGGAGATGGGTAGGGACATACGTGATGAATTCATTCGTGGTGGTGTGGGTGCTAATTGTTGGGTTTGGATTTGGTGGATGGGCCAGTGTTACAAATTTCGTACACCAAATTGATACTTTTGGGCTCTTCACAAAGTGTTACCAATGCCCACCTCCAACAATGGCGCCATCGTTGCCACACCTTAATGCCACGGCAGCTCCTCCACCTCTCCACCACCCACACAACCTTACTCACAGCCCATGA